The DNA sequence CACTGACCGCACAGCCGTCGTGCGATCAGGTGCGCACTGACGGTCAGTGGCTACGATGGTAAGCGGTGCTGCGCGCGTTGCCGAACGGCATCGTATATATATCGCTGGGCCGTTCGCCCGACTATGCGAACGACGCGGCGGTCAACCCTCGTTGCACTTGGTGGCACGCTCACGCTGTCGACCACGGCCGGCTGTCTCGGCGGTTTCGGCGGCGGATCGCTTCCCGACGACTGCGACGGCGAAGCGGTCGAAACGGTCGATTCGCTGCCCCACCCGACACTGGGCCCGGAAGACGCCCCCGTCACCGTCGACGTCTTCGAGGATTTCGCCTGTGGCCACTGTGCGAGGTTCACCACAACCGTCTATCCGCAGATCGAATCGAACTACATCGAGCCCGGAGACATCCGCTATCGGTATTTCGACTACCCGATCCCCGTCGATGAAAACTGGTCGTGGCGTGCTGCCTCGGCCGCCCGCGCAGTACAAGATCGAACCGACGCCGAGACGTTCTTTTCTTTTGCCAAGGGGATCTACGAGGAACAATCCCGACTCACCGAAGACGGGTACCAGTTCATCCGGGAGGTCGCCGACGACAACGGCGTCGACGGCTGTACGGTCGCCACAGCGGCCAAAGAGGAGGCATACCAAGCAGTTGTCGAGGCGGACAAGCAGACAGGCGACGACCGGGGCGTCCCCGGAACGCCAGCCGTCTTCGTCGACGGCGAACTCCTCGAGAACTACGCGTGGGACACTGTCAGCGCCGCGATCGACGGGCGACTCGAAGGCTCGAACTAAGCGGTCGCGAGCAGTCGGTTTATAAACGGGCAGACGAGTCACAGTGCATGAGCGGGTCAGGACCGGGACGGCGGGACGTTCTCATCGCAACATCTGGGATGCTCATGGTTGCCGGCTGTACGGATAGCATGGCTACCACATCCGGCTACGGCGCGGCGTACGGAGACGCGTACGGGAGCGAGTGAGCATGGTCGATCACACGCCACGTCTCGGACTCGGGACGTACGAGCAGGGCGAACAGTGGGACCACACCGATGCGGTCGAGGCGATCGACGCACACGCGATCGTCCGCGGGCCGATCGCCGAGCGACCGGCGACCGGCGAGTACGACGACGAACTGTATCACGCGACCGACCAGGGGATCACCTGGCGCTGGGACGCCGCAAGCGACGACTGGACCTATTTCAGCGGGCGCGGAAGTGATGAGCAGCCGGTCCCGGGAACGAGTCACTTCGAAGCTGCCCAGATCGCCCACGCTCGCACCGAAGAAACCCCCGTCTGGAACGTCGAGGCCCACGGCATCGAGGGCGACGGGACGACCG is a window from the Natrinema sp. HArc-T2 genome containing:
- a CDS encoding DsbA family protein; this encodes MRTTRRSTLVALGGTLTLSTTAGCLGGFGGGSLPDDCDGEAVETVDSLPHPTLGPEDAPVTVDVFEDFACGHCARFTTTVYPQIESNYIEPGDIRYRYFDYPIPVDENWSWRAASAARAVQDRTDAETFFSFAKGIYEEQSRLTEDGYQFIREVADDNGVDGCTVATAAKEEAYQAVVEADKQTGDDRGVPGTPAVFVDGELLENYAWDTVSAAIDGRLEGSN